The following coding sequences lie in one Hydrogenophaga sp. PBL-H3 genomic window:
- a CDS encoding LysR substrate-binding domain-containing protein, whose product MQLTSSHPRTRPIAAGHLRAFEAVARHLNFRAAAEELSLTQSAVSRQIQALEDEVGTALFLRHTRAVELTSAGSQLLRAAASALERIDASVRQIRQSAGRKSVAITTWASFASMWLIPRLEAFQRDHPDIDIRIDATDNAVDLATSDVDLALRYAVPQGIPASAQRLFGEQLTPVASPWLLKAQPIKSIEDLSKCALIEAGDAHRTRHLEWLTWQRWLDTFGAKPVAATGKRTRTSAPPAKLSPQRWMYFNYANQIVQAALTGQGVALARLPLVAESLASGALVEPLPHTRLDSPLVYWLMVAPRSAQRPEVKAFCDWLLLQAAATREAIGDVPDPDTVDQMD is encoded by the coding sequence ACTTCCGCGCGGCCGCCGAAGAGCTTTCGCTCACGCAGAGCGCGGTCAGCCGCCAGATCCAGGCGCTGGAAGACGAGGTCGGCACCGCCCTGTTTCTGCGCCACACCCGCGCGGTGGAACTCACCAGCGCGGGCTCGCAGCTGCTGCGCGCGGCCGCCTCCGCGCTGGAACGCATTGATGCGAGCGTGCGGCAAATACGCCAGAGCGCCGGGCGCAAGAGCGTGGCCATCACAACTTGGGCCTCGTTCGCCTCGATGTGGCTGATTCCGCGGCTGGAGGCCTTTCAGCGCGACCACCCCGACATCGACATCCGCATCGACGCCACCGACAACGCGGTCGACCTCGCCACCTCCGACGTGGACCTGGCCCTGCGCTACGCGGTGCCGCAAGGCATACCGGCCAGTGCACAGCGGCTCTTTGGCGAGCAGCTCACGCCAGTGGCCAGCCCCTGGCTGCTCAAGGCGCAACCGATCAAGAGCATTGAAGACCTCTCCAAGTGCGCCTTGATCGAGGCCGGCGACGCTCACCGCACGCGCCACCTCGAATGGCTCACCTGGCAACGCTGGCTCGACACGTTTGGCGCGAAGCCCGTCGCGGCCACGGGCAAGCGCACGCGCACAAGCGCACCGCCGGCCAAGCTCTCACCGCAGCGCTGGATGTACTTCAACTACGCCAACCAGATCGTGCAGGCCGCGCTCACCGGCCAAGGCGTGGCACTCGCGCGCCTGCCGCTGGTGGCCGAGAGCCTGGCCAGCGGCGCACTGGTGGAGCCGTTGCCCCACACACGGCTGGATTCGCCGCTGGTGTACTGGCTCATGGTGGCGCCGCGCAGCGCGCAGCGACCCGAGGTGAAGGCGTTCTGCGACTGGCTGCTGCTGCAGGCCGCCGCCACGCGTGAGGCCATCGGCGATGTGCCCGATCCCGACACCGTGGACCAGATGGACTGA